A genomic segment from Dechloromonas denitrificans encodes:
- a CDS encoding D-alanine--D-alanine ligase — protein sequence MSGFGKVAVLFGGTSAEREVSLNSGSRVLAALQGQGIDAHPFDPAEQPLDALKGYDRAFVALHGRHGEDGTIQGALELMHIPYTGSGVMASALGMDKFRTKLLWQAAGLPVPDYALLTADSDFADVEEELGLPIFVKPAHEGSSIGISKVKEHDTLHLAYAEAAKYDSLVIAEKGVMGGEYTVGILGDQALPIIKIEPASEWYDYEAKYNRDDTRYLCPCGLPEAKEMEIRKGALEAFRILGGRGWGRVDFLMDEAGNHYFLEVNTAPGMTDHSLVPMAARVAGMEYPALVRRVLELATND from the coding sequence CCTTGCAGGGCCAGGGCATCGATGCCCATCCCTTCGATCCGGCCGAGCAGCCGCTCGATGCCCTGAAAGGCTATGACCGTGCCTTCGTCGCCTTGCACGGTCGACATGGTGAAGACGGCACAATCCAGGGCGCGCTCGAACTGATGCACATCCCTTATACCGGTTCCGGCGTCATGGCTTCTGCTTTGGGTATGGACAAGTTCCGCACCAAGTTGCTGTGGCAGGCTGCGGGCTTGCCGGTGCCGGATTACGCATTGCTGACGGCGGACTCCGATTTTGCCGACGTCGAGGAAGAGCTTGGTTTGCCGATTTTCGTCAAGCCGGCCCACGAAGGCTCTTCGATCGGTATCAGCAAGGTCAAGGAACACGACACGCTGCATCTGGCCTACGCCGAAGCCGCCAAATACGACTCGCTGGTGATTGCTGAAAAGGGCGTCATGGGCGGCGAGTACACGGTCGGCATTCTGGGTGACCAGGCACTGCCGATCATCAAGATCGAGCCGGCCTCCGAGTGGTACGACTACGAAGCCAAGTACAACCGCGACGACACCCGTTATCTCTGCCCCTGCGGCTTGCCGGAAGCCAAGGAAATGGAAATCCGCAAGGGCGCGCTGGAAGCCTTCCGCATTCTCGGCGGCCGCGGTTGGGGGCGGGTTGATTTTCTGATGGACGAGGCGGGTAACCATTACTTTCTCGAAGTGAATACCGCACCGGGCATGACCGATCATTCGCTGGTTCCGATGGCTGCCCGTGTGGCGGGCATGGAATATCCGGCATTGGTGCGTCGTGTGCTCGAACTGGCTACCAACGACTGA